Proteins from one Mesorhizobium shangrilense genomic window:
- a CDS encoding DUF1036 domain-containing protein, with the protein MGSAGGQRARYAFAMPVLTLAVGLSAMVMASPARADFRVCNATQNLVGVGIGYRAKAGWITEGWWHIEGSSCKTLIEGPLSSRFYYLYAEDAERGGRWDGPINMCVAEKEFKIAGVTDCVARGFQRAGFQEYDTGEQASWMVQLTDEPATGGAPAAPGTNSQ; encoded by the coding sequence ATGGGTTCCGCTGGCGGGCAGCGCGCGCGCTATGCCTTTGCCATGCCGGTCCTGACCCTTGCCGTGGGCTTGTCCGCTATGGTCATGGCTTCGCCGGCACGCGCCGATTTCCGCGTCTGCAACGCCACACAGAACCTGGTCGGCGTCGGCATCGGTTATCGCGCCAAGGCCGGCTGGATCACCGAGGGCTGGTGGCACATCGAGGGATCGAGCTGCAAGACGTTGATCGAAGGGCCGCTGTCATCAAGGTTTTACTATCTTTATGCAGAAGACGCCGAGCGCGGCGGACGCTGGGACGGCCCGATCAACATGTGCGTGGCTGAAAAAGAGTTCAAGATCGCCGGCGTAACCGACTGCGTCGCCCGGGGCTTCCAGCGCGCCGGATTCCAGGAATATGACACGGGCGAACAGGCAAGCTGGATGGTCCAGCTGACCGATGAGCCCGCAACGGGAGGCGCTCCAGCCGCCCCGGGAACGAACAGTCAATGA
- the pyk gene encoding pyruvate kinase, which yields MRRSRKVKILATIGPASSSEEMLKKLFEAGADVFRINMSHTDHELMRTLVGRIRAVEEKVGRPIGILADLQGPKLRVGKFANGKEVLTVGQTFTLDDNPEPGTSTRVYLPHPEILSSVEAGHRLLIDDGKLELRAVKSDGKSIVCTVVAGTTISDKKGVSLPDTDLPVGALTEKDRKDLDAVLATGVDWVALSFVQRPEDLAEARKIARGRALIMAKIEKPQAVARLAEIIELSDALMVARGDLGVEMPLEAVPGIQKQITRAARRAGKPVVVATQMLESMITAPVPTRAEVSDVSIAVFEGADAIMLSAESAAGAYPVEAVAMMDRIATKVETDPTYAGIINAQRSEPEATGADAISLAAREIAETLKLSAIITYTASGTTGLRAARERPQVPIIALSPILNTARRLSLLWGTHCVVSPDASDLDDMVNRACRIAFEEGFGKPGDRVIITAGVPLRTPGSTNMLRIAYVGSDVQSSR from the coding sequence ATGAGACGCAGCCGCAAGGTCAAGATCCTCGCCACCATCGGTCCGGCCTCCTCTTCCGAGGAGATGCTGAAGAAGCTGTTCGAAGCGGGCGCCGACGTGTTCCGCATCAATATGAGCCACACCGATCACGAGCTGATGCGCACGCTGGTCGGGCGTATCCGTGCCGTCGAGGAAAAGGTTGGGCGGCCGATCGGTATCCTCGCCGACCTGCAGGGACCAAAACTGCGCGTCGGCAAGTTCGCCAATGGCAAGGAAGTGCTGACCGTCGGCCAGACCTTCACGCTGGACGACAATCCCGAGCCCGGCACTTCGACAAGGGTGTACCTGCCGCATCCGGAGATCCTGAGCTCGGTCGAGGCCGGTCACCGTCTTTTGATCGATGATGGCAAGCTTGAGCTGAGGGCGGTCAAGAGCGACGGCAAGTCGATCGTCTGCACCGTTGTCGCCGGCACCACCATTTCCGACAAGAAGGGCGTCAGTCTTCCCGATACCGATCTGCCCGTCGGTGCGCTGACCGAGAAGGACCGCAAGGACCTCGATGCGGTGCTCGCCACCGGTGTCGACTGGGTCGCACTGTCCTTCGTGCAGCGGCCCGAGGACCTTGCCGAAGCGCGCAAGATCGCGCGCGGCCGGGCGCTCATCATGGCCAAGATAGAAAAGCCGCAGGCCGTGGCCCGGCTGGCCGAGATCATCGAGCTTTCCGACGCACTGATGGTCGCCCGCGGCGATCTCGGCGTCGAGATGCCGCTCGAGGCCGTGCCCGGCATCCAGAAGCAGATCACGCGCGCCGCGCGCCGGGCCGGCAAGCCGGTGGTGGTCGCAACGCAGATGCTGGAATCGATGATCACCGCACCGGTGCCGACCCGCGCCGAGGTGTCCGACGTCTCGATCGCCGTCTTCGAAGGCGCCGACGCCATCATGCTGTCGGCGGAATCGGCGGCCGGCGCCTATCCGGTCGAAGCCGTGGCGATGATGGACCGCATCGCCACCAAGGTCGAAACCGATCCGACCTATGCCGGCATCATCAACGCGCAGCGCTCGGAACCGGAAGCGACCGGCGCCGACGCTATTTCGCTGGCCGCGCGCGAAATCGCCGAAACGCTGAAACTGTCGGCTATCATCACCTACACGGCGTCCGGCACGACAGGCCTGCGCGCCGCGCGTGAGCGCCCGCAGGTGCCGATCATCGCGCTGTCGCCGATCCTCAACACCGCGCGGCGGCTGTCGCTGCTGTGGGGCACGCATTGCGTCGTCTCGCCGGACGCCAGCGACCTCGACGACATGGTCAACCGCGCCTGCCGCATTGCTTTCGAGGAAGGGTTCGGCAAGCCGGGCGACCGCGTGATCATCACGGCAGGCGTGCCGCTCAGGACGCCTGGCTCGACGAACATGCTGCGCATCGCCTATGTCGGATCGGACGTGCAGAGCAGCCGGTAA
- a CDS encoding L,D-transpeptidase → MSSLVSRRSFLTGLSLIGVSTVSACAQFPKQSLSVASPLNPTPLEPTLEKAPIEVAAPETRVSPDYASMYGAVEDGGRALPAIPFSKVDQRFLRQIVDDPTGEKPGTIVVNTTDKHLYLVLKDGKAMRYGVGLGRQGYSWKGRAIVQWKRKWPTWTPPSAMIGRDSKLEKWRQGMPPGISNPLGSRALYIFKDGVDTLYRIHGSPDWKSIGKSASSGCVRMFNQDVMDLYDRVPGKTPLVVI, encoded by the coding sequence ATGTCATCTCTCGTCTCGCGCCGGTCATTTCTGACCGGGCTGTCGCTTATTGGTGTTTCCACGGTCTCGGCGTGTGCTCAATTTCCCAAGCAGTCGCTCAGCGTTGCCAGTCCTCTCAACCCGACGCCGCTTGAGCCGACACTTGAAAAGGCGCCGATCGAAGTCGCCGCGCCTGAAACCCGTGTGTCTCCCGACTATGCCAGCATGTATGGCGCTGTCGAAGATGGCGGCCGGGCACTGCCGGCGATCCCCTTCAGCAAGGTCGATCAGCGCTTCCTGCGGCAGATCGTTGACGATCCGACAGGAGAGAAGCCCGGCACGATCGTCGTCAATACGACCGACAAACACCTTTACCTGGTGCTCAAGGACGGCAAGGCCATGCGCTATGGCGTTGGGCTGGGCCGGCAAGGCTATTCCTGGAAGGGTCGTGCGATTGTCCAGTGGAAACGCAAATGGCCGACCTGGACGCCGCCCTCGGCAATGATCGGCCGGGATTCAAAGCTGGAGAAATGGCGCCAGGGCATGCCGCCCGGCATCAGCAACCCACTCGGGTCGCGCGCCCTTTACATCTTCAAGGACGGCGTCGACACGCTTTACCGGATCCACGGATCGCCGGACTGGAAGTCCATCGGCAAATCCGCGTCATCCGGTTGCGTGCGCATGTTCAACCAGGATGTGATGGATCTTTACGATCGCGTCCCCGGCAAGACACCGCTGGTGGTCATCTAA
- a CDS encoding alpha/beta fold hydrolase, translated as MNLIYAVLAFLMAVVFTLVGVTRVGAWLIERGNPPVGEFVDIDGARIHYVHIPAPAHADLPPIIFIHGASANLKDQMLPLKPLLEGRAEMLFFDRPGFGWSGRGSGNNENPSAQANTIAALMDRLGIKQAIIVGHSFGGAVTSAFGLEHPDKTLGLVFLSPASHPWPGGATSWYYDLTTIPVIGWLFSQTLTYPAGTLQMANATTCVFSPNKVPDNYIAGASIPMVLRPSAFRANATDVAGLYSYALDAAPHYHEIKAPTVVISGDRDKVVYARIHSVGLVRDIAGAELVWVHNLGHKPDWIAPDLVVGAIEKVAGRDVDLQALAKAAEARIANDAYGTGRCADIRLPEAELAPT; from the coding sequence ATGAACCTTATCTATGCTGTGCTCGCCTTCCTGATGGCTGTTGTGTTCACCCTGGTCGGGGTCACCCGCGTTGGCGCATGGCTGATCGAGCGCGGCAATCCGCCAGTCGGTGAATTCGTCGACATCGACGGCGCCCGCATCCACTATGTCCATATCCCGGCGCCGGCTCATGCCGACCTGCCACCGATCATCTTCATCCACGGCGCCAGCGCCAATCTGAAGGACCAGATGCTGCCGCTCAAGCCGCTGCTTGAAGGTCGCGCCGAAATGCTGTTCTTCGACCGTCCGGGCTTTGGCTGGTCGGGGCGCGGCTCCGGCAACAATGAGAACCCGTCGGCGCAGGCCAATACAATCGCGGCGTTGATGGACCGTCTTGGCATCAAACAGGCGATCATTGTCGGCCATTCCTTCGGCGGCGCCGTGACATCAGCCTTTGGGCTCGAGCATCCCGACAAGACGCTCGGCCTCGTTTTCCTGTCTCCCGCCAGCCATCCATGGCCGGGCGGCGCCACCTCCTGGTATTACGATCTGACGACCATTCCCGTCATCGGCTGGCTGTTTTCGCAGACGCTGACCTATCCGGCCGGAACGTTGCAGATGGCGAATGCCACCACATGCGTCTTTTCGCCCAACAAGGTGCCGGACAACTACATCGCCGGGGCCTCGATCCCCATGGTGTTGCGTCCGTCGGCCTTTCGCGCCAACGCCACCGATGTCGCCGGGCTCTATAGCTACGCACTCGACGCCGCACCGCACTATCATGAGATCAAGGCGCCGACGGTGGTGATCTCGGGTGACCGCGACAAGGTTGTCTACGCGCGGATCCACTCGGTCGGCCTTGTCAGGGACATTGCCGGCGCCGAACTCGTCTGGGTGCACAATCTCGGCCACAAGCCGGATTGGATCGCGCCGGATCTCGTGGTCGGCGCGATCGAGAAGGTTGCAGGCAGGGATGTCGATCTGCAGGCTCTCGCCAAGGCAGCGGAAGCTCGCATTGCCAACGATGCCTACGGAACCGGCCGGTGCGCCGACATAAGGCTGCCTGAGGCGGAGCTAGCGCCGACCTGA
- a CDS encoding tetratricopeptide repeat protein has translation MRILQAFLTALLLSGSIAVPAWSDEPVNPPVAATKEARLDQLFIDLKRERNEKAAERIAGRIWGEWSQSGSASIDLMMQWSQKAIENQKFDVALDFLDQVVTLQPNYAEGWNRRATVHFMMKNLGKSMSDIDHALQLEPRHFGALSGLAQIMALTGHKQSALEAWQKVLAIYPMMRNAQDQVATLSEELAGEGI, from the coding sequence ATGCGGATTCTCCAGGCATTTCTCACCGCCCTTCTTCTGTCCGGCTCTATTGCGGTGCCGGCCTGGTCGGATGAGCCGGTCAACCCTCCGGTTGCCGCGACCAAGGAAGCCCGTCTCGACCAGTTGTTCATCGATCTGAAGCGTGAGCGCAACGAGAAGGCCGCGGAACGGATTGCCGGGCGCATCTGGGGCGAATGGTCCCAATCCGGCAGTGCATCGATAGACCTGATGATGCAGTGGTCGCAAAAGGCGATCGAGAACCAGAAGTTCGACGTCGCACTCGACTTCCTGGACCAGGTGGTGACCTTGCAGCCAAACTACGCCGAGGGCTGGAACCGCCGCGCGACCGTGCATTTCATGATGAAGAATCTTGGAAAGTCGATGTCCGACATCGACCATGCGCTGCAGCTGGAGCCACGCCATTTCGGCGCGCTTTCGGGCCTGGCGCAGATCATGGCCCTGACCGGCCACAAGCAGTCCGCACTCGAAGCCTGGCAGAAGGTGCTGGCCATCTATCCGATGATGCGCAACGCCCAGGACCAGGTCGCCACGCTGTCGGAAGAACTCGCCGGCGAAGGCATATGA
- the ykgO gene encoding type B 50S ribosomal protein L36 codes for MKIKNSLKALKARHRDNQLVRRKGRVYIINKTAPRYKARQG; via the coding sequence ATGAAGATCAAGAATTCGCTCAAGGCGCTGAAGGCACGTCACCGCGACAACCAGCTGGTTCGCCGCAAGGGCCGCGTCTATATCATCAACAAGACCGCTCCGCGCTACAAGGCTCGCCAGGGCTGA
- a CDS encoding 5-(carboxyamino)imidazole ribonucleotide synthase produces MSLPAGSTIGIIGGGQLGRMLAMAAARLGYRTVVLEPQPDCPAAQVANRQITAAYDDPAALAELADASAAVTYEFENVPVEAASALAAKVPVHPPARALEVAQDRVTEKTFLNGIGIATADFRAVDNDNELTAALKAFGGSGILKTRRMGYDGKGQRVFRNVEAGGFAGTCEAMGNVPLILEAFVPFEREISVIAARGIDGAVAAYDPAENVHRHGILHTSTLPAGISAGTVIAAQEAASTILSALDYVGVIGVEFFVLADGSLLANEIAPRVHNSGHWTEAACIVSQFEQHIRAVAGLPLGNPGRHSDCVMENLIGDDVLRVPELLAEPDLMLHLYGKAEARPGRKMGHFTRISRRG; encoded by the coding sequence GTGAGCCTGCCTGCTGGATCGACGATCGGCATCATCGGCGGCGGCCAGCTTGGCCGCATGCTGGCCATGGCCGCGGCGCGCCTCGGCTACCGCACCGTGGTGCTGGAGCCGCAACCGGATTGCCCGGCGGCGCAGGTCGCCAACCGGCAGATAACAGCCGCCTATGACGACCCGGCCGCTCTCGCCGAACTGGCTGATGCCAGCGCCGCCGTCACCTATGAGTTCGAGAACGTTCCGGTCGAGGCCGCCAGCGCGCTTGCCGCCAAAGTGCCCGTCCATCCGCCGGCGCGTGCGCTGGAGGTGGCGCAGGACCGGGTGACCGAGAAGACATTCCTCAATGGCATCGGCATTGCCACCGCGGATTTCCGCGCCGTCGACAATGACAACGAGCTGACGGCGGCGCTGAAGGCGTTTGGCGGCAGCGGCATATTGAAGACGCGGCGCATGGGTTATGACGGCAAGGGCCAGCGTGTCTTCCGCAACGTTGAAGCGGGCGGCTTTGCCGGCACCTGCGAGGCGATGGGCAATGTTCCGCTGATCCTCGAAGCCTTCGTGCCGTTCGAGCGCGAGATTTCGGTGATCGCAGCGCGCGGCATTGACGGCGCGGTCGCCGCCTATGACCCGGCCGAGAATGTCCACCGCCACGGCATCCTGCACACCTCGACGCTGCCGGCCGGCATAAGCGCCGGTACGGTGATAGCGGCGCAGGAAGCTGCATCCACAATACTGTCGGCGCTCGACTATGTCGGTGTCATCGGCGTCGAATTCTTCGTGCTTGCCGATGGTTCGCTGCTGGCCAACGAAATCGCGCCGCGCGTCCACAATTCAGGCCACTGGACGGAAGCCGCCTGTATCGTCTCGCAATTCGAGCAGCACATCCGTGCCGTGGCCGGTCTGCCGCTGGGAAATCCCGGCCGCCATTCGGACTGCGTCATGGAAAACCTGATCGGCGACGACGTCCTGCGCGTTCCCGAACTGCTTGCCGAACCCGACCTGATGCTGCACCTCTATGGCAAGGCCGAAGCGCGTCCCGGCCGCAAGATGGGGCATTTTACGCGGATCAGTCGGCGCGGCTGA
- the purE gene encoding 5-(carboxyamino)imidazole ribonucleotide mutase → MDDQRADVAIIMGSQSDWATMRHAAETLEALGIPHKRLIVSAHRTPDRLYDFAKGAKAAGYKVIIAGAGGAAHLPGMTAAMTPLPVFGVPVESKALSGQDSLLSIVQMPAGIPVGTLAIGKAGAANAALLAAAVLALNDEKLAARLDAWRASQTAKVAIEPTDTP, encoded by the coding sequence TTGGACGATCAACGCGCCGACGTCGCCATCATCATGGGCAGCCAGTCCGACTGGGCGACCATGCGCCACGCCGCCGAAACGCTGGAAGCGCTGGGCATCCCACACAAGCGGCTGATCGTCTCGGCCCACCGCACCCCCGACCGGCTCTATGATTTCGCCAAGGGTGCCAAGGCGGCCGGCTACAAGGTGATCATCGCCGGCGCCGGCGGTGCTGCCCACCTGCCCGGCATGACGGCGGCGATGACGCCGCTGCCGGTGTTCGGCGTGCCGGTGGAATCGAAGGCCCTGTCGGGACAGGACTCGCTGCTTTCCATCGTGCAGATGCCGGCCGGCATTCCGGTGGGCACGCTGGCCATCGGCAAGGCGGGCGCCGCCAATGCCGCCCTTCTGGCCGCCGCCGTGCTGGCGCTCAACGACGAAAAGCTTGCCGCCCGGCTCGATGCCTGGCGCGCATCCCAGACCGCCAAGGTCGCGATCGAACCGACGGATACGCCGTGA
- a CDS encoding serine hydrolase domain-containing protein → MSAEASDPGKLGWMVGAPPPPDKIIRFSDPDYFSFPKLRWTACHFRQLMPTVGVSRGIGAPMPLERKLDPTIDAVTFIPLGSDKPMSWEESLAANYTDGIVVLHNGVVVYERYSGCLNDTGQHGAMSVTKSLTGLLGEMLVAEGTLDANAKVATIVPELAKSAFGDATARQVLDMTTGLRYSEDYADPDADVWIYSAAGNPLPKPADYSGPRTYFEYLQTVRKEGEHGSAFGYKTINTDALGWIIARVTGKSVADLLSERIWSKMGAEQDGYYTVDSIGTPFAGGGLNAGLRDMARIGLLLLDDGVINGQRLVPEAAIADIRAGGDKAAFAKAGYSLLKGWSYRGMWWISNNEHGAFMARGVHGQAIYIDPAAHMVIARFASNPVAGNAANDPTSLPAYEALARHLMK, encoded by the coding sequence ATGTCAGCCGAAGCGTCTGATCCCGGCAAACTCGGATGGATGGTCGGCGCGCCCCCGCCGCCGGACAAGATCATCCGATTTTCCGACCCCGACTATTTCAGTTTTCCCAAACTGCGCTGGACCGCCTGTCATTTCCGCCAACTGATGCCGACGGTTGGTGTCAGCCGTGGCATCGGCGCGCCGATGCCGCTCGAACGCAAGCTCGACCCGACGATCGACGCCGTCACATTCATCCCGCTGGGCAGCGACAAGCCGATGAGCTGGGAAGAATCGCTGGCGGCCAACTACACCGACGGCATCGTCGTCCTGCATAACGGCGTCGTGGTCTACGAGCGCTACTCTGGCTGCCTGAACGATACCGGCCAGCATGGGGCGATGTCGGTGACCAAATCGCTGACCGGGCTGCTGGGTGAGATGCTGGTGGCCGAAGGCACGCTCGACGCCAACGCCAAGGTCGCCACCATCGTGCCGGAGTTGGCCAAGAGTGCATTCGGCGATGCGACCGCCCGGCAAGTGCTGGATATGACAACCGGCCTCCGCTACAGTGAGGACTACGCCGATCCCGATGCCGATGTGTGGATCTATTCGGCGGCCGGCAACCCCTTGCCCAAGCCTGCCGACTATTCGGGTCCGCGTACCTATTTCGAGTACCTGCAGACGGTGCGCAAGGAAGGCGAGCATGGCAGCGCCTTTGGCTACAAAACCATCAACACCGATGCGCTTGGCTGGATCATAGCGCGCGTCACCGGCAAATCCGTCGCCGACCTGTTGTCGGAGCGGATCTGGAGCAAGATGGGCGCCGAGCAGGACGGCTATTATACTGTGGATTCCATTGGGACGCCCTTTGCCGGCGGCGGCCTCAACGCCGGCCTGCGCGACATGGCCCGGATCGGCCTGCTGCTTCTCGATGACGGCGTCATCAACGGCCAGCGCCTAGTGCCCGAAGCGGCGATCGCTGATATCCGCGCCGGCGGCGACAAGGCGGCATTCGCGAAAGCGGGATACTCTCTCCTCAAGGGCTGGAGCTACCGCGGCATGTGGTGGATCTCCAACAACGAGCACGGCGCCTTCATGGCGCGCGGGGTGCATGGGCAGGCCATCTACATCGATCCCGCGGCCCACATGGTCATCGCGCGCTTTGCCTCCAACCCCGTTGCCGGCAATGCCGCCAACGATCCGACATCGTTGCCGGCCTATGAAGCGCTTGCCAGGCACCTGATGAAGTGA
- a CDS encoding alginate export family protein, with amino-acid sequence MQRDRLWPVAIVWFSGALFIPRLALADDPMVLLDSDGLVVRAHLQAGLNVVSEQNLFWNYADTFAPSAGFNANPTWLEGYIKPGLSFSKELTSVVSAYGMISLVASGTVGIDAYDTGNTGRITLEEGYLGMRSTNKDGPTFDVSAGPREFKAGTGMLLANGGSSGFDRGALKLGPRKAWEQSAIGRVGIDGFTGTAFYLDANELSDTDSHTRIVGTDLRYDAGPENFAGATIGHVLSSDAPYPKAAPNGIGAPSILPGGRDGLNFVNLYGRVSPERGSFENFFVGGDFAYEWNNRIDMAAWAGRVQVGYTFAEYSWAPTISYSYQTFSGDNPSTSKLERFDPLFYEGSPSSWSTGSKSSMLFINSNVNAHQISLRVTPTPRDTFTLRYSYIDVNELRSPIQFGQATRVDDSSEGVPNAITGATARHLADDIYLEYNRVLTQNIYLTTGFSVSFPGPGSASLVNGNLPVWTGGYVNVVANY; translated from the coding sequence ATGCAACGGGATAGACTATGGCCCGTCGCTATTGTCTGGTTCTCCGGAGCGCTCTTCATCCCCCGCTTGGCACTCGCTGACGATCCCATGGTGCTGCTCGACAGCGATGGGCTTGTGGTCAGGGCTCATCTTCAGGCTGGCCTGAACGTCGTGTCCGAACAGAATCTGTTCTGGAACTATGCCGACACGTTCGCACCATCCGCTGGTTTCAATGCCAACCCGACCTGGCTCGAAGGCTACATCAAACCCGGCCTGAGCTTCTCCAAGGAGCTTACCTCCGTCGTGTCGGCCTACGGCATGATCTCGCTGGTGGCTTCAGGCACGGTTGGCATCGACGCCTACGACACCGGCAACACCGGCCGCATAACCCTTGAGGAGGGTTACCTCGGCATGCGCTCCACAAACAAGGATGGCCCGACATTCGACGTCTCGGCCGGACCGCGCGAATTCAAGGCGGGCACGGGCATGCTGCTCGCCAATGGTGGCTCCAGCGGCTTTGATCGCGGCGCGCTCAAACTCGGGCCGCGCAAGGCATGGGAACAGTCCGCGATCGGACGGGTCGGCATCGACGGCTTTACAGGCACTGCCTTCTACCTTGACGCCAACGAGCTGTCCGATACCGACAGCCACACCAGGATCGTCGGAACCGACCTTCGCTATGACGCGGGGCCTGAGAACTTTGCCGGCGCCACGATCGGCCACGTGCTGTCCTCCGATGCCCCCTATCCGAAAGCCGCGCCCAACGGCATCGGTGCGCCGAGTATCCTGCCGGGGGGTCGCGATGGCCTGAATTTCGTCAACCTCTATGGTCGCGTCAGCCCGGAGCGGGGGAGCTTCGAGAACTTCTTCGTTGGCGGCGATTTCGCCTATGAATGGAACAACCGCATCGACATGGCGGCATGGGCCGGCCGCGTTCAGGTCGGCTACACCTTCGCTGAATATTCATGGGCGCCAACCATCTCCTATTCGTACCAGACATTTTCGGGCGACAATCCTTCCACCTCGAAGCTCGAACGCTTCGATCCGCTCTTCTACGAGGGCAGTCCCAGTTCCTGGTCGACCGGATCGAAATCCTCGATGCTGTTCATCAACTCCAACGTCAACGCCCACCAGATCAGCCTGCGCGTGACGCCGACACCTCGCGACACCTTCACCCTTCGCTATTCCTATATCGACGTCAATGAACTGCGCAGTCCGATCCAGTTCGGCCAGGCGACGCGTGTCGACGACTCTTCCGAAGGCGTGCCGAACGCGATCACGGGTGCCACGGCCAGGCATCTCGCCGATGACATCTACCTCGAATACAACCGCGTCTTGACCCAGAATATCTATCTGACCACCGGCTTCAGTGTTTCTTTTCCCGGGCCCGGATCGGCATCGCTCGTCAACGGCAATCTGCCAGTCTGGACAGGAGGTTACGTCAATGTCGTCGCCAATTACTGA
- a CDS encoding aminotransferase class V-fold PLP-dependent enzyme, translated as MKTTSADGSNTTIRERLGLRPIINVSGTMTALGASIIVPEAIRAMSEIASQWVEMDDLQRAASTVVARLTGGEAGFITACCASGITMAIAGAMTGNNLLAIERLPDDTEGLKSEVIVQLGHIVNYGAPIDQSIRLAGAKTIPAGTVSVTQDYHVRDAIRDRTVAGLYVVAHHTVQYGMLSLEEFCEICHAKGVPVIVDAASEYDLRGFLARGADIVIYSGHKFLSGPTSGIVTGRKDLVRAAYLQNRGVARAMKVGKESIAGTMAALEAWERRDHAGIRQREEAALKLWKDTLHGLPGIFAKIIPDPTANPLDRLQIFVSPESRFTATGLASALAAGSPPIIVRNHEVERGHFFLDPCNLHPGEAEIVAERLRAILTATERPADAMKTARKDSSGALRWPD; from the coding sequence ATGAAAACCACTTCCGCCGACGGCTCCAACACCACCATCCGCGAACGGCTCGGCCTTCGCCCGATCATCAACGTGTCGGGCACGATGACCGCGCTCGGCGCGTCTATCATTGTCCCGGAAGCGATCCGCGCCATGTCGGAAATCGCCTCGCAATGGGTGGAGATGGATGACCTGCAGCGTGCCGCAAGCACGGTTGTCGCGCGCCTGACCGGCGGCGAGGCCGGTTTCATCACAGCCTGCTGCGCCAGCGGCATCACCATGGCCATCGCCGGCGCGATGACCGGAAACAACCTGCTCGCCATAGAGCGGCTGCCGGATGATACGGAGGGCCTCAAGTCTGAGGTCATCGTCCAGCTCGGCCACATCGTCAATTACGGCGCGCCGATCGACCAGTCGATCCGGCTGGCGGGCGCAAAGACCATCCCGGCCGGCACCGTCAGCGTGACGCAGGACTATCATGTGCGCGACGCCATCCGCGACCGCACGGTGGCGGGCCTCTATGTGGTCGCTCACCACACCGTCCAGTACGGCATGCTATCCTTGGAGGAATTCTGCGAGATCTGTCACGCCAAGGGCGTTCCGGTGATCGTCGACGCGGCTTCCGAATACGATCTACGCGGCTTCCTGGCGCGCGGCGCCGACATCGTTATCTACAGCGGCCACAAATTCCTCAGCGGGCCGACCAGTGGCATCGTCACCGGGCGCAAGGATCTGGTGCGGGCCGCCTACCTGCAGAACCGCGGCGTCGCGCGCGCCATGAAGGTCGGCAAGGAAAGCATCGCCGGCACCATGGCCGCGCTGGAAGCCTGGGAAAGGCGCGACCATGCCGGCATCCGCCAGCGCGAGGAAGCAGCACTCAAGCTGTGGAAGGACACGCTACACGGCCTGCCTGGCATTTTCGCGAAGATTATACCCGATCCGACCGCCAATCCGCTCGACCGGCTGCAGATCTTCGTGTCACCTGAAAGCCGGTTCACCGCCACAGGTCTCGCCTCGGCGCTGGCGGCGGGTTCGCCGCCCATCATCGTGCGCAACCACGAGGTCGAGCGCGGTCATTTCTTCCTCGATCCCTGCAACCTTCATCCGGGCGAAGCAGAAATCGTCGCCGAACGGCTGCGCGCCATATTGACCGCGACTGAGCGGCCCGCCGATGCGATGAAGACCGCTCGCAAGGATTCGTCCGGCGCCTTGCGCTGGCCGGATTAG